In Drosophila yakuba strain Tai18E2 chromosome X, Prin_Dyak_Tai18E2_2.1, whole genome shotgun sequence, a single genomic region encodes these proteins:
- the LOC6524991 gene encoding rho-associated protein kinase 1 isoform X1, whose translation MPAGREPVTKQRSMDVERRRRANTLEREMRDPTSICNVDCLLDTVSALVSDCDHDSLRRLKNIEQYAAKYKPLAMQINQLRMNVEDFHFIKLIGAGAFGEVQLVRHKSSSQVYAMKRLSKFEMMKRPDSAFFWEERHIMAHANSEWIVQLHFAFQDAKYLYMVMDFMPGGDIVSLMGDYDIPEKWAIFYTMEVVLALDTIHNMGFVHRDVKPDNMLLDSYGHLKLADFGTCMRMGANGQVVSSNAVGTPDYISPEVLQSQGVDNEYGRECDWWSVGIFLYEMLFGETPFYADSLVGTYGKIMDHKNSLSFPPEVEISEQAKALIRAFLTDRTQRLGRYGIEDIKAHPFFRNDTWSFDNIRESVPPVVPELSSDDDTRNFEDIERDEKPEEVFPIPKGFDGNHLPFIGFTYTGDYQLLSSDTVDAESKETNVANSGAASNNHGHGHGHNHRHRPSNSNELKRLEALLERERGRSEALEQQDAGLRQQIELITKREAELQRIATEYEKDLALRQHNYKVAMQKVEQEIELRKKTEALLVETQRNLENEQKTRARDLNINDKVVSLEKQLLEMEQSYKTETEHTQKLKKHNAELDFTVKSQEEKVRDMVDMIDTLQKHKEELGQENAELQALVVQEKNLRSQLKEMHKEAENKMQTLINDIERTLSREQKAQEDNRALLEKISDLEKAHAGLDFELKAAQGRYQQEVKAHQETEKSRLVSREEANLQEVKALQSKLNEEKSARIKADQHSQEKERQLSMLSVDYRQIQLRLQKLEGECRQESEKVAALQSQLDQEHSKRNALLSELSLHSSEVAHLRSRENQLQKELSTQREAKRRFEEDLTQLKSTHHEALANNRELQAQLEAEQCFSRLYKTQANENREESAERLAKIEDLEEERVSLKHQVQVAVARADSEALARSIAEETVADLEKEKTIKELELKDFVMKHRNEINVKEAALATLKEAENELHKKLGQKAAEYEDLVQQHKKQQEELTLMRSSKDEEINKLLDKCKNEVLLKQVAVNKLAEVMNRRDSDLPKQKNKARSTAELRKKEKEMRRLQQELSQERDKFNQLLLKHQDLQQLCAEEQQHKQKMIMEIDCKATEIENLQSKLNETASLSSADNDPEDSQHSSLLSLTQDSVFEGWLSVPNKQNRRRGHGWKRQYVIVSSRKIIFYNSDIDKHNTTDAVLILDLSKVYHVRSVTQGDVIRADAKEIPRIFQLLYAGEGASHRPDEQSQLDVSVLHGNSNEERPGTIVHKGHEFVHITYHMPTACEVCPKPLWHMFKPPAAYECKRCRNKIHKEHVDKHDPLAPCKLNHDPRSARDMLLLAATPEEQSQWVARLLKRIQKSGYKPTSSNNNSTDGSKISPSQSTRSSYKPYAVNVQRSATLPANSSLK comes from the exons GGCGAATACGCTCGAGCGCGAGATGCGCGATCCGACGAGCATCTGCAATGTGGACTGCCTGCTGGACACGGTGTCGGCGTTGGTCAGCGATTGTGACCACGATTCCCTGAGGCGGCTTAAGAACATCGAGCAGTATGCGGCCAAGT ACAAACCATTGGCCATGCAGATCAATCAGCTGCGCATGAACGTCGAGGATTTCCACTTCATCAAACTCATCGGCGCCGGCGCCTTTGGAGAGGTGCAGCTGGTGCGGCACAAGTCCTCCAGCCAGGTGTACGCCATGAAGCGGCTGTCCAAATTCGAGATGATGAAGCGACCGGACTCCGCGTTCTTCTGGGAGGAGCGACACATCATGGCGCACGCCAACTCCGAATGGATCGTCCAGCTGCACTTTGCCTTCCAG GATGCCAAATACCTGTACATGGTGATGGACTTCATGCCCGGCGGCGACATCGTCTCGCTAATGGGTGACTACGACATCCCGGAGAAGTGGGCCATCTTCTACACGATGGAGGTGGTACTCGCACTGGACACCATTCACAACATGGGCTTCGTGCATCGGGACGTCAAGCCGGACAACATGCTCCTGGACAGCTACGGCCACCTGAAACTGGCCGACTTTGGCACCTGTATGCGAATGGGCGCCAACGGCCAGGTGGTGTCCAGCAATGCGGTGGGCACGCCGGATTACATCAGCCCGGAGGTGCTGCAGTCGCAGGGCGTGGACAACGAGTATGGACGCGAGTGCGACTGGTGGTCGGTGGGCATCTTCCTCTACGAGATGCTGTTCGGCGAGACACCCTTCTACGCCGACTCGCTGGTGGGCACCTACGGCAAGATCATGGACCACAAGAACTCGCTCAGCTTTCCACCCGAGGTGGAGATTAGCGAGCAGGCCAAGGCCCTGATCCGCGCCTTTCTCACGGACCGAACGCAACGTTTGGGTCGCTACGGCATCGAGGACATCAAGGCGCATCCATTTTTCCGCAATGACACCTGGTCGTTCGACAACATTCGCGAGAGTGTGCCGCCAGTGGTGCCCGAACTCTCCTCCGACGATGATACGCGAAATTTCGAGGATATTGAGCGGGACGAGAAACCGGAGGAAGTgtttcccatacccaagggcTTCGATGGCAATCACCTGCCCTTCATCGGCTTCACGTACACGGGCGACTATCAGCTGCTGTCCAGCGACACCGTGGACGCAGAGTCCAAGGAGACCAATGTGGCTAACAGCGGGGCGGCCAGCAATAATCACGGCCACGGCCATGGGCACAATCACCGCCATCGGCCGTCGAACTCCAATGAGCTGAAGCGGCTGGAGGCGCTGCTCGAGCGGGAGCGCGGCCGGTCGGAGGCATTGGAGCAGCAGGACGCTGGCCTGCGGCAGCAGATAGAGCTGATAACAAAGCGCGAGGCGGAGCTGCAGCGGATTGCCACAGAGTACGAGAAGGATCTGGCTTTGCGGCAGCACAACTACAAGGTGGCCATGCAGAAGGTGGAGCAGGAGATTGAGTTGCGCAAGAAGACGGAGGCACTGCTCGTGGAGACGCAGCGCAATCTGGAAAACGAGCAAAAGACGCGAGCCCGCGACCTCAACATCAACGACAAGGTGGTCTCACTGGAAAAGCAGCTGCTTGAGATGGAGCAGAGCTACAAAACCGAAACGGAGCACACTCAAAAGCTGAAGAAGCACAATGCCGAGCTGGACTTTACGGTCAAGTCGCAGGAGGAGAAGGTGCGCGACATGGTTGACATGATTGACACGCTCCAAAAGCATAAGGAGGAGCTGGGCCAGGAGAATGCCGAACTGCAGGCGCTTGTGGTGCAGGAGAAGAATCTGCGATCGCAGCTCAAGGAGATGCACAAGGAGGCCGAGAACAAGATGCAGACGCTAATCAACGACATCGAACGCACTCTGAGTCGCGAACAAAAGGCCCAAGAGGACAACCGGGCGTTGCTGGAGAAGATCAGCGATTTGGAGAAGGCCCATGCCGGTCTCGACTTCGAACTGAAGGCGGCCCAGGGTCGCTACCAGCAGGAGGTCAAGGCCCACCAAGAGACCGAAAAGTCGCGCCTCGTCTCCCGCGAGGAGGCCAATCTGCAGGAGGTAAAGGCACTGCAGTCCAAGCTCAACGAGGAGAAGTCCGCTCGCATCAAGGCCGATCAGCATTCTCAGGAAAAAGAGCGTCAGCTGAGCATGCTGTCCGTTGACTATCGCCAAATTCAGCTACGTCTGCAGAAGCTTGAAGGCGAGTGCCGTCAGGAGTCGGAGAAGGTGGCCGCTCTGCAGTCGCAGCTCGACCAGGAGCACAGCAAGCGCAATGCCTTGCTCTCAGAACTCAGTTTGCACAGCTCTGAGGTGGCCCATCTGCGATCCCGCGAAAACCAGCTGCAAAAGGAGCTGTCTACCCAACGCGAGGCAAAGCGACGCTTCGAGGAGGACCTCACCCAGCTGAAGAGCACGCATCACGAGGCGCTGGCCAATAACCGTGAGCTACAGGCCCAACTCGAGGCGGAGCAGTGTTTCTCGCGGCTGTACAAGACACAGGCCAACGAGAATCGCGAAGAGAGCGCTGAGCGGCTGGCGAAGATCGAGGATCTGGAGGAGGAACGCGTCTCACTGAAGCACCAGGTGCAGGTGGCCGTTGCCCGCGCAGACTCGGAGGCTTTGGCCCGCTCCATTGCCGAAGAGACTGTGGCGGATCTCGAAAAGGAGAAGACTATCAAGGAGCTAGAGCTGAAGGACTTTGTCATGAAGCATCGCAACGAGATCAACGTCAAGGAGGCGGCCTTAGCCACGCTGAAGGAGGCGGAGAACGAACTGCACAAGAAGCTGGGCCAGAAGGCAGCCGAGTACGAGGATCTTGTGCAGCAGCACAagaagcagcaggaggagctcACGCTGATGAGGAGCAGCAAGGACGAAGAGATCAACAAGCTGCTGGATAAGTGCAAGAACGAAGTCCTTCTCAAACAGGTGGCAGTGAACAAATTGGCTGAGGTGATGAACCGTCGCGACTCGGACTTGCCCA AACAAAAGAACAAGGCGCGCTCCACCGCCGAGCTGCgcaagaaggagaaggagatgCGCCGGCTGCAGCAGGAACTGTCGCAGGAACGCGACAAGTTCAATCAGCTGCTGCTCAAGCACCAGGACCTACAGCAGCTGTGCgccgaggagcagcagcacaagCAGAAGATGATCATGGAGATCGACTGCAAGGCCACCGAGATCGAGAATCTGCAGAGCAAGCTCAACGAGACGGCGTCGCTCTCATCGGCGGACAACGATCCCGAGGATAGCCAG CACTCCTCTCTGCTCTCCCTCACACAGGACTCGGTCTTCGAGGGCTGGCTGAGTGTGCCCAACAAGCAAAACCGGCGACGTGGCCACGGCTGGAAGCGGCAGTACGTCATTGTGTCGTCGCGCAAGATCATCTTCTACAACTCGGACATTGACAAGCACAACACCACGGATGCCGTGCTCATCCTGGACCTGAG CAAGGTGTACCACGTTCGTAGCGTCACTCAGGGCGATGTCATACGCGCCGATGCCAAAGAGATTCCACGCATCTTCCAGCTGCTGTACGCCGGCGAGGGCGCCTCCCATCGTCCCGATGAGCAGAGCCAGTTGGATGTGAGCGTGCTGCACGGTAATAGCAACGAGGAGCGCCCGGGCACCATTGTCCACAAAG GTCACGAGTTCGTTCACATCACCTACCACATGCCCACGGCCTGCGAGGTGTGCCCGAAGCCTTTGTGGCACATGTTCAAGCCGCCGGCGGCTTACGAATGCAAGAG ATGCCGCAACAAGATACACAAGGAGCATGTGGACAAGCACGACCCGCTGGCGCCCTGCAAGCTGAATCACGATCCGCGCAGCGCCCGAgacatgctgctgctggccgccACGCCCGAGGAACAGTCGCAGTGGGTGGCGCGCCTGTTGAAGCGTATCCAAAAGAGTGGATACAAGCCAACCTcgtccaacaacaacagcaccgATGGCAGCAAGATATCGCCCAG CCAATCGACGCGCTCCTCCTACAAGCCGTATGCGGTTAATGTTCAACGCTCCGCCACGCTGCCAGCAAATTCGTCGCTGAAATGA
- the LOC6524991 gene encoding rho-associated protein kinase 1 isoform X3, protein MPAGREPVTKQRSMDVERRRRANTLEREMRDPTSICNVDCLLDTVSALVSDCDHDSLRRLKNIEQYAAKYKPLAMQINQLRMNVEDFHFIKLIGAGAFGEVQLVRHKSSSQVYAMKRLSKFEMMKRPDSAFFWEERHIMAHANSEWIVQLHFAFQDAKYLYMVMDFMPGGDIVSLMGDYDIPEKWAIFYTMEVVLALDTIHNMGFVHRDVKPDNMLLDSYGHLKLADFGTCMRMGANGQVVSSNAVGTPDYISPEVLQSQGVDNEYGRECDWWSVGIFLYEMLFGETPFYADSLVGTYGKIMDHKNSLSFPPEVEISEQAKALIRAFLTDRTQRLGRYGIEDIKAHPFFRNDTWSFDNIRESVPPVVPELSSDDDTRNFEDIERDEKPEEVFPIPKGFDGNHLPFIGFTYTGDYQLLSSDTVDAESKETNVANSGAASNNHGHGHGHNHRHRPSNSNELKRLEALLERERGRSEALEQQDAGLRQQIELITKREAELQRIATEYEKDLALRQHNYKVAMQKVEQEIELRKKTEALLVETQRNLENEQKTRARDLNINDKVVSLEKQLLEMEQSYKTETEHTQKLKKHNAELDFTVKSQEEKVRDMVDMIDTLQKHKEELGQENAELQALVVQEKNLRSQLKEMHKEAENKMQTLINDIERTLSREQKAQEDNRALLEKISDLEKAHAGLDFELKAAQGRYQQEVKAHQETEKSRLVSREEANLQEVKALQSKLNEEKSARIKADQHSQEKERQLSMLSVDYRQIQLRLQKLEGECRQESEKVAALQSQLDQEHSKRNALLSELSLHSSEVAHLRSRENQLQKELSTQREAKRRFEEDLTQLKSTHHEALANNRELQAQLEAEQCFSRLYKTQANENREESAERLAKIEDLEEERVSLKHQVQVAVARADSEALARSIAEETVADLEKEKTIKELELKDFVMKHRNEINVKEAALATLKEAENELHKKLGQKAAEYEDLVQQHKKQQEELTLMRSSKDEEINKLLDKCKNEVLLKQVAVNKLAEVMNRRDSDLPKQKNKARSTAELRKKEKEMRRLQQELSQERDKFNQLLLKHQDLQQLCAEEQQHKQKMIMEIDCKATEIENLQSKLNETASLSSADNDPEDSQDSVFEGWLSVPNKQNRRRGHGWKRQYVIVSSRKIIFYNSDIDKHNTTDAVLILDLSKVYHVRSVTQGDVIRADAKEIPRIFQLLYAGEGASHRPDEQSQLDVSVLHGNSNEERPGTIVHKGHEFVHITYHMPTACEVCPKPLWHMFKPPAAYECKRCRNKIHKEHVDKHDPLAPCKLNHDPRSARDMLLLAATPEEQSQWVARLLKRIQKSGYKPTSSNNNSTDGSKISPSQSTRSSYKPYAVNVQRSATLPANSSLK, encoded by the exons GGCGAATACGCTCGAGCGCGAGATGCGCGATCCGACGAGCATCTGCAATGTGGACTGCCTGCTGGACACGGTGTCGGCGTTGGTCAGCGATTGTGACCACGATTCCCTGAGGCGGCTTAAGAACATCGAGCAGTATGCGGCCAAGT ACAAACCATTGGCCATGCAGATCAATCAGCTGCGCATGAACGTCGAGGATTTCCACTTCATCAAACTCATCGGCGCCGGCGCCTTTGGAGAGGTGCAGCTGGTGCGGCACAAGTCCTCCAGCCAGGTGTACGCCATGAAGCGGCTGTCCAAATTCGAGATGATGAAGCGACCGGACTCCGCGTTCTTCTGGGAGGAGCGACACATCATGGCGCACGCCAACTCCGAATGGATCGTCCAGCTGCACTTTGCCTTCCAG GATGCCAAATACCTGTACATGGTGATGGACTTCATGCCCGGCGGCGACATCGTCTCGCTAATGGGTGACTACGACATCCCGGAGAAGTGGGCCATCTTCTACACGATGGAGGTGGTACTCGCACTGGACACCATTCACAACATGGGCTTCGTGCATCGGGACGTCAAGCCGGACAACATGCTCCTGGACAGCTACGGCCACCTGAAACTGGCCGACTTTGGCACCTGTATGCGAATGGGCGCCAACGGCCAGGTGGTGTCCAGCAATGCGGTGGGCACGCCGGATTACATCAGCCCGGAGGTGCTGCAGTCGCAGGGCGTGGACAACGAGTATGGACGCGAGTGCGACTGGTGGTCGGTGGGCATCTTCCTCTACGAGATGCTGTTCGGCGAGACACCCTTCTACGCCGACTCGCTGGTGGGCACCTACGGCAAGATCATGGACCACAAGAACTCGCTCAGCTTTCCACCCGAGGTGGAGATTAGCGAGCAGGCCAAGGCCCTGATCCGCGCCTTTCTCACGGACCGAACGCAACGTTTGGGTCGCTACGGCATCGAGGACATCAAGGCGCATCCATTTTTCCGCAATGACACCTGGTCGTTCGACAACATTCGCGAGAGTGTGCCGCCAGTGGTGCCCGAACTCTCCTCCGACGATGATACGCGAAATTTCGAGGATATTGAGCGGGACGAGAAACCGGAGGAAGTgtttcccatacccaagggcTTCGATGGCAATCACCTGCCCTTCATCGGCTTCACGTACACGGGCGACTATCAGCTGCTGTCCAGCGACACCGTGGACGCAGAGTCCAAGGAGACCAATGTGGCTAACAGCGGGGCGGCCAGCAATAATCACGGCCACGGCCATGGGCACAATCACCGCCATCGGCCGTCGAACTCCAATGAGCTGAAGCGGCTGGAGGCGCTGCTCGAGCGGGAGCGCGGCCGGTCGGAGGCATTGGAGCAGCAGGACGCTGGCCTGCGGCAGCAGATAGAGCTGATAACAAAGCGCGAGGCGGAGCTGCAGCGGATTGCCACAGAGTACGAGAAGGATCTGGCTTTGCGGCAGCACAACTACAAGGTGGCCATGCAGAAGGTGGAGCAGGAGATTGAGTTGCGCAAGAAGACGGAGGCACTGCTCGTGGAGACGCAGCGCAATCTGGAAAACGAGCAAAAGACGCGAGCCCGCGACCTCAACATCAACGACAAGGTGGTCTCACTGGAAAAGCAGCTGCTTGAGATGGAGCAGAGCTACAAAACCGAAACGGAGCACACTCAAAAGCTGAAGAAGCACAATGCCGAGCTGGACTTTACGGTCAAGTCGCAGGAGGAGAAGGTGCGCGACATGGTTGACATGATTGACACGCTCCAAAAGCATAAGGAGGAGCTGGGCCAGGAGAATGCCGAACTGCAGGCGCTTGTGGTGCAGGAGAAGAATCTGCGATCGCAGCTCAAGGAGATGCACAAGGAGGCCGAGAACAAGATGCAGACGCTAATCAACGACATCGAACGCACTCTGAGTCGCGAACAAAAGGCCCAAGAGGACAACCGGGCGTTGCTGGAGAAGATCAGCGATTTGGAGAAGGCCCATGCCGGTCTCGACTTCGAACTGAAGGCGGCCCAGGGTCGCTACCAGCAGGAGGTCAAGGCCCACCAAGAGACCGAAAAGTCGCGCCTCGTCTCCCGCGAGGAGGCCAATCTGCAGGAGGTAAAGGCACTGCAGTCCAAGCTCAACGAGGAGAAGTCCGCTCGCATCAAGGCCGATCAGCATTCTCAGGAAAAAGAGCGTCAGCTGAGCATGCTGTCCGTTGACTATCGCCAAATTCAGCTACGTCTGCAGAAGCTTGAAGGCGAGTGCCGTCAGGAGTCGGAGAAGGTGGCCGCTCTGCAGTCGCAGCTCGACCAGGAGCACAGCAAGCGCAATGCCTTGCTCTCAGAACTCAGTTTGCACAGCTCTGAGGTGGCCCATCTGCGATCCCGCGAAAACCAGCTGCAAAAGGAGCTGTCTACCCAACGCGAGGCAAAGCGACGCTTCGAGGAGGACCTCACCCAGCTGAAGAGCACGCATCACGAGGCGCTGGCCAATAACCGTGAGCTACAGGCCCAACTCGAGGCGGAGCAGTGTTTCTCGCGGCTGTACAAGACACAGGCCAACGAGAATCGCGAAGAGAGCGCTGAGCGGCTGGCGAAGATCGAGGATCTGGAGGAGGAACGCGTCTCACTGAAGCACCAGGTGCAGGTGGCCGTTGCCCGCGCAGACTCGGAGGCTTTGGCCCGCTCCATTGCCGAAGAGACTGTGGCGGATCTCGAAAAGGAGAAGACTATCAAGGAGCTAGAGCTGAAGGACTTTGTCATGAAGCATCGCAACGAGATCAACGTCAAGGAGGCGGCCTTAGCCACGCTGAAGGAGGCGGAGAACGAACTGCACAAGAAGCTGGGCCAGAAGGCAGCCGAGTACGAGGATCTTGTGCAGCAGCACAagaagcagcaggaggagctcACGCTGATGAGGAGCAGCAAGGACGAAGAGATCAACAAGCTGCTGGATAAGTGCAAGAACGAAGTCCTTCTCAAACAGGTGGCAGTGAACAAATTGGCTGAGGTGATGAACCGTCGCGACTCGGACTTGCCCA AACAAAAGAACAAGGCGCGCTCCACCGCCGAGCTGCgcaagaaggagaaggagatgCGCCGGCTGCAGCAGGAACTGTCGCAGGAACGCGACAAGTTCAATCAGCTGCTGCTCAAGCACCAGGACCTACAGCAGCTGTGCgccgaggagcagcagcacaagCAGAAGATGATCATGGAGATCGACTGCAAGGCCACCGAGATCGAGAATCTGCAGAGCAAGCTCAACGAGACGGCGTCGCTCTCATCGGCGGACAACGATCCCGAGGATAGCCAG GACTCGGTCTTCGAGGGCTGGCTGAGTGTGCCCAACAAGCAAAACCGGCGACGTGGCCACGGCTGGAAGCGGCAGTACGTCATTGTGTCGTCGCGCAAGATCATCTTCTACAACTCGGACATTGACAAGCACAACACCACGGATGCCGTGCTCATCCTGGACCTGAG CAAGGTGTACCACGTTCGTAGCGTCACTCAGGGCGATGTCATACGCGCCGATGCCAAAGAGATTCCACGCATCTTCCAGCTGCTGTACGCCGGCGAGGGCGCCTCCCATCGTCCCGATGAGCAGAGCCAGTTGGATGTGAGCGTGCTGCACGGTAATAGCAACGAGGAGCGCCCGGGCACCATTGTCCACAAAG GTCACGAGTTCGTTCACATCACCTACCACATGCCCACGGCCTGCGAGGTGTGCCCGAAGCCTTTGTGGCACATGTTCAAGCCGCCGGCGGCTTACGAATGCAAGAG ATGCCGCAACAAGATACACAAGGAGCATGTGGACAAGCACGACCCGCTGGCGCCCTGCAAGCTGAATCACGATCCGCGCAGCGCCCGAgacatgctgctgctggccgccACGCCCGAGGAACAGTCGCAGTGGGTGGCGCGCCTGTTGAAGCGTATCCAAAAGAGTGGATACAAGCCAACCTcgtccaacaacaacagcaccgATGGCAGCAAGATATCGCCCAG CCAATCGACGCGCTCCTCCTACAAGCCGTATGCGGTTAATGTTCAACGCTCCGCCACGCTGCCAGCAAATTCGTCGCTGAAATGA